Genomic window (Mustela erminea isolate mMusErm1 chromosome X, mMusErm1.Pri, whole genome shotgun sequence):
GGAAGCTTCCTCAACATGAAGGTAAAACCTACTGTGGGGGGTGACTTGGGTGAGGGCAGGACAACACTTTCCGGGGGTGGTGATGTTGGGTGGTGTTTGATGGTGGTGGCGGCGGAGGTGGCAATGAATGCTGGTGGTGATAAGGGCTGGGGACTCAGAAGCAGGCTCTGGCCACTGACTAAAATGCTGCTGGCAAGTCTGTAGTGTTCAGTCAGGAGCTGGGATATCAGGCTAGACCAGCTTGGCCTTGatcacccctcctccctcctcaacACGCCCTACAGGGGAGAGAACGTTGGGTGCCTGAAAGCAGCAAAGCCTTCTGTAGGGTATCCAGGCCGTTGTTGTCCTGCTCAGATCACACCCCCGGAAGCCCCAGAGATCTTTTTGTTGGAAAACATCTGTATGATCTCCACATAGGACTGTCACCTCCCCCTGTCCAGCTGCTGGAGGTATATAGGTTATGTAGCTACTGATGCTACCTGGATCGGGAGGTATGGGGAATTTATCAGAGGAAAGGGAAAGTTAGTTACTGtgagtttcattctttgaaaGGAATATGGATTAGGTAAGACCTGGCACCTGACAGAAAAGGGAAGGCTGGAAAGCTCTGTCAGGATTCCCTAGAGCTGAAGATTTAGAGCTCAGTGAGATCATCGCTGGAAATGACCTTGAAGCTGATGTGGCCCTGCTTGACTTTGGCAGTAGGGCCACCCTTCTTACGCAGGTACAGAGACTTCAGATCACGGCAGTCGCTGGGGTCAGCATCCAGAGTAACTTGACCCAGGAACTGATCACAGAATTTCCGGCTGTTCCACACCtggagagacaaatcaagaaagcAAATATGAACCACCCTCTGTGAGATCAGACTTGGCCCAATGGCATCTAGAACCCAGTGCTGAACTTGGAAAGCTCAGCTTTAAAACTGAGAAACTCTCCTGATAATGGGCTCTGGCTGACAGAAAGCTACCTCAAAGAGGAGTGGTGACAAGCCAGCCAGGAGGGCTCAAGGTCAGCATCAAGCTATGTGAAGGCTTTGTAAAGGCAGCTGGGCAGAGGCACTAAGTCAGAAAAACAGCAAAGTATCCTAGATACTTGGGATAATCTAGCACCTGGAATGGAATGGGAGCCATCCAGGAGGCAGggcgtgtgtgtgggtgggggggtggggggtggggggttgttaCTTGTTCACAGTCTTACCTGCACTATAATAGGAATGTCAGTGGTCCTTCTATAGAAGATAGCCTGGGTGTCAAAAATGGCATGAACAGTATTCTTCTGGACAGGAGAACGGACTTCCTCCTTGCCACACTTGATGACCAAATACGGATTTACGGCTGGAACAAAGCGACAGTTGCATTTAACCAAATGATTACAGTACCCTTTCTAGACAGTCGAGAAACTAGTTCACAGGGACTTTTCAGCCTAACACCTGGGTACCAGGTGACCTCGAACCCTGGTTCCcaattcccttttcttccccatcctttataaaaatgaatagtaTGTAGGCCTTGCCCAAGGAAGTTCACATCCCATTCTCTGTCCAGTTCAACAGCCATCCTGACTTTCCGAGGCTGAAAATACCCCTGGAGAGAACCGTTCATGACCACCTTTTCTAAACATATGTGCAATAAACGAAACTGAAGTTTGCTTTCCAAGACACCTCTGCAGTTCTTACTTTCATTGGCATACTTCTTCTCCAGGCCCTCTGCACTATGAACAGTGATCTGGGTCACCACCTTTGGGTAGCCACGAGCCAGGTTCCAGCAGGACATCTTGGGCATGTCCAGAGTCAGTTCCCTGGAACATCAAAGAGAAGACACGTTACTGATGATGAATGCCCTCTGATGAGATCAGCCTGCTAAGGCAGCCATTGTTGCTGAAAAGCATGAAATGCTGAGTGACCCAGCTCATTCCTCAGACATGGCTTAtattttaagagtctgttttcttttcccttggcaTTAAGGACCAGAagataaagatcagagtagacaGGGTTGAGGTGAAAGGTAGCTTTGGTGACCCAGCACTCAGAATATAATAAAGGAGCAGTGAGGAGTGTCAGCTACTTAAGAGAAGAATAGAGCCagccagaaaatggaaaagaagatgtaCCTCGAAAAGCTTGGGCTATAGGCCTATTCCCCTGAAATGGCAGCCCAGAGCTCTGAAGCTCAGACCTCTCCCGGAGAATTTTTCATGGTTACAAAAATAACCATTTTGAGAAATAGTTCTACCACTGTCATGTCAGTGAAGTCTGACTCAGACAGGTTGTCCTTTTGCATGTCTGCATAGGAGGAACAGGGTCaagggaggttggtggggggtcAGAACTGGAGGCAAAGCGGAGACTAGGAGTTTGCAGGGCTGGCCACAGGAGCTGAACCTGAGCTGGACAGGCACTTCAGAGAAGATTCTCAGGAGAAACTCGCTGGTGCGGCCATGTTGGAACATGGTTGGGACAAGCACGTAGTTGCCTTTCTTCAGGTACTTGCTCAGAAACACGGTGCGGGTGTCAATGTAGGTGGAAGTTCCAGCACGCTCTTGGATGTAGAGATGGTGGAGACGGAACTTGCGGTTCACCTCTACCTGGAAATGAGACAGGACAAAATTCTCCATCCCACTCGAATCACAGGGTTTGTGTTAGGAGATCCTAGgtcctctgttttctttatccttggACCTATCTTCATTCCCCTCCCCGCTGTGACTCTGTCATTATTCTCTCTGCTCCACGTGCCCAATCTTACCTTGAAGAGCTCAAAGCCAATGATGTAATTGTCAGGTCTTCCCATGCGGCGGTAAGTACGCAGGTCCTTCTGCTGCAGTGACATAATGACCTTGTGCCCATCCTCGGGCACAGTGAAGATGTACTAAGGGAAAGAGGCCACCAAGGACTTTAGTTAGCACTTCCGTTTCAGCTAAGCCAGCTCAGATTTCAGGGAAGGTAACTACATTGAGGAGCAGAGACTCCGATTATTTTCTGGGCTTTGCTACGGATCAGACTCTGAGGCCTTGGCTAACTCATGGGCTTGTTAAGTGCAGATTATATACCATTCCTCCCTATGGCATTTGGCATGGATTGAGAGACAACTTCATGCCTGGGTCTTTGATGCCAAAGGGATTATTCTTCTTGGTAAGATATtgggtttattttaaattttcccttgCTTCAAAAAGCTGCCCACCAAAAAATTCCAGAATCCATAAAGGCAAGAGGCACTTTTGTTTGGCTTAGCCTGATACTATAGCATCCCCCTCAGCTAGCCTCCTACAGCCAGCCCAGATATGTGGCTTGGGGTGGGGCTGGATCCACTTCCTTGGAGAACTGATTGATTCTTTGCCACCCTCTGCAGGAAAGCTGCAGACCTGTGCCTGAGACTTGGAAACATCATCTCAGGGCATCATCGTGCCATTGGGCAGTAAAACTAAAAGGTATctgattgttctctctctctctctctctctctctctgcttttttctctccctccagcaagaaacagaaaacaaattcagaacCATAGGTTTGCAAGACCCATAAAGATCAATCTTGTATGGACAGTTAAGATTGAAGCCAAAAGCCCATTTCTCTAGCTCGATGTGCCTGATATTTGAAACATCTCCAGGGTTGTACATGGGGATGATGTCAGGTAGGGAGCAGGGCGGTAATGGGAACTTTCCTTTCTTTAAGGACAAGACATACCCACATAAGGTCAGTCAGAATTCTGGCCTCCCGTATGGGTATCTCATCAACACATCTGGGGGCAAAACCATCAAGATTATTATAGTTTCAGGCTTTTGGATGTTTGGATTTTGTGCTTTGGGGCGTGCCAGGGCTTGACTCCAATGGATCATGTGGAAGAGCATTGAAATGGAGGATGGATGGGGTGGGGTTACTGATGGGGAAGTGCTTCGGATCCTGGGCAGAATGACCTGGCTCTGGGTGAGAAAAGGGAGGCATAATGATGGCATTCagagaaaagtcaagaaatgaaaaagtattgAGAGAGTGTCTGGAAGCAGATCCCTTTTGCCTGATGAGAGACCATCACAAAGAGCCACGTCAAGCAATATGGTGCCaggagagaggcagccagaggagaTGGCTCTGATTTAATAGTATTGCCCACATACGTCGCTGCAGTAGACACAGTCTGCAGTGACTTACAGCATCTGAGCCAATCCCTAGACGCCTCGGTTGATGAATATTACACAATAGCTGCAAACTGAAAAACCAATATCAAGGAAATACTGCAAGGTGAGACCTGAGTTCCTATGGCCTTGAGAAGTTGGAGGTAAAGCAAATTAATTCAAACCTGGGGATTCTGCAGGAAGGTATCACGATTGTTATAGCAGCCTCCTGACCGGTTCATCAGGGGGTCATCATCCACAGTCCAGCATCCGACCACTGATTCCAGCTCCTTGCGGCCAAAAAGAGGGTTGTTCACATTGCGGCAGACATTCAGTTCGTGAAAGTTGCGGCAAAAGTCCTCCAGGCTCATCCTGAACAGAAGGAGGgcccaaaagaaatgaacatggtGCTGAAAACCTACCGTGGTAGTTCCATGTAGGGAGCCCCAGTGCCCTCAGCACAGAAACCAGCCACTCACCAGAACTCTCCATCATCAGACATAACAAGCCCCAGGTTCTTGCGGTCTGCCACAGTCAGCTGCTGCCACTCCTCAGAACTAAAAGCGATCAAATGAAGAGATAAGCAGTTAGATTTACCATTGACTTCCTACAGGAAGCACACCAAAGGACCGGAAGTGGTGGGGATTGGGCCTGCTTTATTTCACCTCTGGCTGGGTGATAGACCCCACAGATGTCACTAAGCAATGATAGCCTGCTAGCAATCTGGAGGGATGCATTGAGAGAACTACAGGGCTGTCCAAGTGAAACGTCACTCACATCTCGCTCCAGGGACCACTCCATTCCTGACGCCCCAAGGGGTTCCTCAGGCGAACCATATAGAGCTTCTCAGTACTGAAGACTTCCAGCAGTCTCTCTCCAAGACGGATCTTGCGAATATCAGTCATGGTGTATGTATGGCCCTTCAGGAGACCCCAGTCAGTTTCAACTTCTTGCTCCTCCTGATTGGGAGa
Coding sequences:
- the CAPN6 gene encoding calpain-6 isoform X1, which translates into the protein MGPPLKVFKNQKYQELKQECIKDGRLFCDPTFLPENDSLFYNRLLPGKVVWKRPQDICDDPRLIVGNISNHQLIQGRLGHKPMVSAFSCLAVQESHWTKTIPNHKEQEWDPRKLDKYAGIFRFRFWHFGEWTEVVIDDLLPTINGDLVFSFSTSMNEFWNALLEKAYAKLLGCYEALDGLTTTDIIVDFTGTLAETVDMQKGRYTELVEEKYKLFGELYKTFTKGGLICCTIESPNQEEQEVETDWGLLKGHTYTMTDIRKIRLGERLLEVFSTEKLYMVRLRNPLGRQEWSGPWSEISEEWQQLTVADRKNLGLVMSDDGEFWMSLEDFCRNFHELNVCRNVNNPLFGRKELESVVGCWTVDDDPLMNRSGGCYNNRDTFLQNPQYIFTVPEDGHKVIMSLQQKDLRTYRRMGRPDNYIIGFELFKVEVNRKFRLHHLYIQERAGTSTYIDTRTVFLSKYLKKGNYVLVPTMFQHGRTSEFLLRIFSEVPVQLRELTLDMPKMSCWNLARGYPKVVTQITVHSAEGLEKKYANETVNPYLVIKCGKEEVRSPVQKNTVHAIFDTQAIFYRRTTDIPIIVQVWNSRKFCDQFLGQVTLDADPSDCRDLKSLYLRKKGGPTAKVKQGHISFKVISSDDLTEL
- the CAPN6 gene encoding calpain-6 isoform X2; the encoded protein is MVSAFSCLAVQESHWTKTIPNHKEQEWDPRKLDKYAGIFRFRFWHFGEWTEVVIDDLLPTINGDLVFSFSTSMNEFWNALLEKAYAKLLGCYEALDGLTTTDIIVDFTGTLAETVDMQKGRYTELVEEKYKLFGELYKTFTKGGLICCTIESPNQEEQEVETDWGLLKGHTYTMTDIRKIRLGERLLEVFSTEKLYMVRLRNPLGRQEWSGPWSEISEEWQQLTVADRKNLGLVMSDDGEFWMSLEDFCRNFHELNVCRNVNNPLFGRKELESVVGCWTVDDDPLMNRSGGCYNNRDTFLQNPQYIFTVPEDGHKVIMSLQQKDLRTYRRMGRPDNYIIGFELFKVEVNRKFRLHHLYIQERAGTSTYIDTRTVFLSKYLKKGNYVLVPTMFQHGRTSEFLLRIFSEVPVQLRELTLDMPKMSCWNLARGYPKVVTQITVHSAEGLEKKYANETVNPYLVIKCGKEEVRSPVQKNTVHAIFDTQAIFYRRTTDIPIIVQVWNSRKFCDQFLGQVTLDADPSDCRDLKSLYLRKKGGPTAKVKQGHISFKVISSDDLTEL